The segment AATTAGTTATATAATCCTTCAACTCATATTTATTTTTAGAAAGTAGCGCTACGAAAGCTTTTTCCTGAAGTCTTGGATTTCTCATAAAACCAACGCTATCATTAATACCAATAGATTTTAGAGTTTCTATTCCGAATTGGTATTTTCCCATATAACCTAAAGTATTTATTTTACCATATTTCCCCTGCGACTCTTTATGAGCAAGAGCTTCTTTAAAGCCAATAAAATACCTACCCGTAAATGGGACTTTTAATTTAAAATAATCTATGCTGTTTTGAGAAGGAAAAACATACGATTGTTCTTCATTTTCATCAGCAAATAAGAAGCTGCTGATTTGGGAATTGTAGGGTTTAAAACCTGAGCTTATGAAAGCTACAGTTAGTAGGATTGTTGTGTAAAAAATTCCTTTTTTTATCATTAAATGTTATTTCTCAAGCGCTGTCACCGACCTTGATATTTCCGAGTGCAAATATACAACTTATTTTATAAAATTGAATATCAAGTAGTTAAACTACGTTAAAAGTAGATAAAGTGCAGTTTTGTTCCACCTGAACCCTTGATTTCAAACGTTGGAGCCGGAATCTTGATGGAATTAAAAATTGTTAAAATTGTCTTAACAAAATGTGATTTGGTTTCAATTTTTGTCAAATCAACGTCAAGCGAGAGGTAAAATTGTCGATATCTTTTACTTTCAGGAAGAAAAACAGTGTTGGTAAATCCATCATTTCCGGTAATCATTCCTTCTGCTCCATAACCAACTGCAATGTTCAACCATTTTGGAATTTTAGCCGATTTTGCAAACGAATAAATATTAGCCGAAAGCCAATAGGTTTGTCCGTTATAATCTTTCAGAATTTGCTCCTGAACAGAACTTCCTAAAACATTTGGTCTCGCAGAAGCATACGGCGTTGTATGAAAAGAAAATTTAGGAACGATTCGCTGTTCTTTCCAAAGTAATTCCTGAGAAACATATAAGGTTGTTCCGGAAATATTAGCTGCGACATCTCCAAGAGAAGCCCCCCAATTTGCCGAATAACCATCGAAAACCTCAACCGTTGTCAAAAAAGCTAAACCTAAAGTCGAGCCGTAAATTAGTTGACTTTTTCGACTTGAGCCAGACCATTTCAAAGCATTAGCACCAAAACTTCCTAAATGATAGGCTGAAAAAACGTGCCCGGCTTTATCCATTTGAAGCCATTCGGCATTGTCATTTATAAAATGAAAATTAGAACGGGGATAATCGGCATACCAAATTTGATTCAAACCAATCAAAGCTGCTGAACCAATAACAGCTTCGGAAATGACAAGTGTTTTTAGACGCTTTTTGTTTAAAGTATCCGAAGGCTTTAGAAAATTATCAATAGAATTTTGAGCGACAGTAATTTGGCAACACCAAAAAAACAAAAGTATAACTATGCTTTTGGCTGCTTTCAAAATTATCTGTTTGTACCTTGTGCGTTCAGCCAATCAGCGTATTTCTTAGCATTCACCTGATGTTGCTCATAAGTAGACGCAAAAACATGATAGCCGAATTTTTCAACGCTTGCGCAGAAATAAATATAACCGTGTTTCTCAGCATTCAGTACTGCATCAATCGCGTCTACGTCAGGCATGGCAATTGGTCCCGGTGGCAAACCAATATTTTTATACGTATTGTAAGGCGAATTGATAAACAAATCGTTGTATAAAACACGTTTGATGATTTGGTTAAAATCATTGTCACGCAATTTCAAAGCATAAATCACTGTTGGATCAGCCTGCAAAGGCATTCCCTGATTTAATCGGTTAAGATAAACGCCTGCGATTGTTGGCCTTTCGCTTTTCTTTACCGATTCTTTATGAACAATTGATGCCACCGTAATTACCTGAACCGGAGTTAAATTCAAAGCGGTAGCTTTTGCAATTCGCTCTTTTGTCCAAAAACGATTGTATTCATACAGCATTTTATTTCTGAATTTTTCTGCGGTAATATTCCAATAGACTTCATAAGTATTTGGCAAAAACATGGCAAAAACATTGTCTTTGGTAAAACCATTTTTTTGTAAAAAAGTCGTATCGCGGAAAGTGGCTAGGAGTTTTGTAGTATCTGGTTCGATTTGAGAACTTAAGCGCTCGCAAAGATTTTCCAATCGTTCCTGGTTGTTGAAAGCCAATTTCACCGGAACATTTCTTCGCATAGCGGCAACCAATTGGAAAGCACTCATTCCTTTCTTTAGCAAAAATCGTCCGGCTTTTACATTTTCCGGATAGGAACGGCGATTGGCGATAAACTCGAAATCGTTCATGTTTTTTACCAATGGCGAAAGTATTTTTTCTACATCCTGATAGGTTGAACCTGTTGGAACTTCAACATATATTTCGTCTTTGTCAAAATTTGTATCTGAAGTGAAAAACTTGATGTAAACAATCGCTACAAAAACAAGGAAAACGATTCCTAAAATCTTGATAATTTTATTTCTATTCAAAACAATTTATTTTTTAATTAATTGAAAAACCGCTTCATCGTGAAAAGCATTATTGGTAAAATTCCAATCCTTCTTAACACCTATTCTTTGAAATCCAAATGTAGTAAAAAGCGATTCACTGACTTTATTTTCTGTTCCGATATTTGCGTACAATTGATGCAATTGCAACTGTTCAAAAGCATAATTAATCATCAAACCCAAAGCTTCTTTTCCGAAACCATTATTTCTATCGACTTCATTTTGAATGATTATTCCAATTCCGGCTCGTTTATTTTTAGCATCAAAATCGAATAAATCAATTAACCCAACAGCTTCTGAACTTCCTTTTTTACAAATAACCAATCGCAATTGCTTGGCTTCATAAATGTCCTGATGTGCATTTTCGAGATATTGCCGAATTAGGAATTTGCTGTACGGAGTTATGGTATTGCTGACTTCCCAAATGTTTTCATCATTTTCTATAGCATAGACAAACTCTAAATCTTCGGGTTCTAGCGCACGTAAATGGATATTTTGTCCTTGTAGTGTTACCATTCTATTTCTCCTTCAAAAACAAAAGTTGCAGGACCTTTTAGAAAAACATTAGTATAAGTACTTCCTTCTTTTATAAAGGAAACTTCCAGCTTTCCGCCTTCAACATCTAATTTTATATGATTGGAATTTGTTTTCCCAAGAGCATTCATCGCAATAGCTGCTGCAGTTGCTCCGGTTCCACACGAATAAGTTTCATCTTCAACACCACGCTCATAGGTTCGCAAACGAAAATGATCCTCTGAAAGTTGCTTCACAAAATTTACATTGCTTCCTGCTTTTCCATATAAGTCGGAATAACGAATAGCAGCACCAATACTTTTAACATCATAATTATCCAAATCGTTAACCAGCATTACATGATGTGGCGAGCCAGTATTCAGGAAAACATAATCGGATTCTATTTTTACTGTATCAACATCTTTCATTCCCAAAGAAATGATTCCGTTTTCAAAAACATATGCCTTATGCAAACCATCTGTTGCCAGAAAAGTAGTTTGATCATTGATAAGATTCAGGCTTTTGGCGAAAGCCACAATACAACGACCACCATTGCCGCACATCGAACTTTGATTGCCATCAGAATTGTAATAAACCATTCGGAAATCGGTTTCAATATCGTTCTCTAACAGTATTAATCCGTCAGCTCCAATTCCGAAGCGGCGGTCGCACAATTTTTCTATAAGTTTGACGTCTGTTTTCGGAAAGTTTTCTTGACGATTATCAATAAAGATAAAGTCATTTCCTGTTCCTTCGTATTTGTAAAAAGTGAATTTCATTATGTGAATTATACCCACAAATATAGCAAATATTAAGATTAACTTAAAAATTGTTAAACGAGCGTTAAACTGATATTTTGAAAAATAGAAATTTATAATTTTACTATCAAATAATTTAAAAATGTTAATGATTATGAAACGATTATCAAGTCTATTTTTGGTTTCTTTATTAAGTGGTGTAACCACACTTGGCGCTTACAAATTATTTATTGAAGGGAAAAACAATCGCGATTCGATTGTAACAACAGCGTCAAACAATTATGGCAGGAATGTTGGTTTATCCGCCGAAGGAGTTGATTTTACAGCTGCTGCGGAAAATACAGTTCACGCAGTTGTTCACGTTAAAAATGTTTCGGTAAGAACCGTTTACAATCCGATGTTGCAATGGTTTTACGGGACCAATGGCGGTCAGCAACAAGAACAAGTTGGAACAGGTTCGGGCGTTATCATTTCGGAAGATGGTTATATCGTAACCAATAATCATGTTGTAAAAGATGCTACTG is part of the Flavobacterium sangjuense genome and harbors:
- a CDS encoding peptidoglycan-binding protein LysM, with the protein product MIKKGIFYTTILLTVAFISSGFKPYNSQISSFLFADENEEQSYVFPSQNSIDYFKLKVPFTGRYFIGFKEALAHKESQGKYGKINTLGYMGKYQFGIETLKSIGINDSVGFMRNPRLQEKAFVALLSKNKYELKDYITNYEGKIVDGVKITESGILAAAHLGGSGSVKRFLNSNGEKKCKDDYGTSVKTYMKDFGGFETSGIRAIKNAKVK
- a CDS encoding DUF2279 domain-containing protein, whose protein sequence is MKAAKSIVILLFFWCCQITVAQNSIDNFLKPSDTLNKKRLKTLVISEAVIGSAALIGLNQIWYADYPRSNFHFINDNAEWLQMDKAGHVFSAYHLGSFGANALKWSGSSRKSQLIYGSTLGLAFLTTVEVFDGYSANWGASLGDVAANISGTTLYVSQELLWKEQRIVPKFSFHTTPYASARPNVLGSSVQEQILKDYNGQTYWLSANIYSFAKSAKIPKWLNIAVGYGAEGMITGNDGFTNTVFLPESKRYRQFYLSLDVDLTKIETKSHFVKTILTIFNSIKIPAPTFEIKGSGGTKLHFIYF
- the mltG gene encoding endolytic transglycosylase MltG; its protein translation is MNRNKIIKILGIVFLVFVAIVYIKFFTSDTNFDKDEIYVEVPTGSTYQDVEKILSPLVKNMNDFEFIANRRSYPENVKAGRFLLKKGMSAFQLVAAMRRNVPVKLAFNNQERLENLCERLSSQIEPDTTKLLATFRDTTFLQKNGFTKDNVFAMFLPNTYEVYWNITAEKFRNKMLYEYNRFWTKERIAKATALNLTPVQVITVASIVHKESVKKSERPTIAGVYLNRLNQGMPLQADPTVIYALKLRDNDFNQIIKRVLYNDLFINSPYNTYKNIGLPPGPIAMPDVDAIDAVLNAEKHGYIYFCASVEKFGYHVFASTYEQHQVNAKKYADWLNAQGTNR
- a CDS encoding GNAT family N-acetyltransferase; translated protein: MVTLQGQNIHLRALEPEDLEFVYAIENDENIWEVSNTITPYSKFLIRQYLENAHQDIYEAKQLRLVICKKGSSEAVGLIDLFDFDAKNKRAGIGIIIQNEVDRNNGFGKEALGLMINYAFEQLQLHQLYANIGTENKVSESLFTTFGFQRIGVKKDWNFTNNAFHDEAVFQLIKK
- the dapF gene encoding diaminopimelate epimerase, translated to MKFTFYKYEGTGNDFIFIDNRQENFPKTDVKLIEKLCDRRFGIGADGLILLENDIETDFRMVYYNSDGNQSSMCGNGGRCIVAFAKSLNLINDQTTFLATDGLHKAYVFENGIISLGMKDVDTVKIESDYVFLNTGSPHHVMLVNDLDNYDVKSIGAAIRYSDLYGKAGSNVNFVKQLSEDHFRLRTYERGVEDETYSCGTGATAAAIAMNALGKTNSNHIKLDVEGGKLEVSFIKEGSTYTNVFLKGPATFVFEGEIEW